The Streptomyces armeniacus genomic interval CACGTCGCCGTCCAGGACGCGCTGCGCGGCGAACGAGCGGGCGCTGTCGAGGACGGTGCCGTCGCGGCGCACCAGGTGGTAGCCGACGGGGGCGCCCTCGGCGGGGCTCTGGCCGCTGAGCCGGAGGATCTCCGGGTAGATGTCCGCGACCGGGATGTCCTCGGGGAGTGCCACGTCGATACGGCTGTCGGGCGCGACGATGGTGACCCGGCAGAACCCGGTGGCGGCCGCTGATGCCGTCGTACTCACCTTGAGATCCCCCTCATACGCTGCTCACGGGCTGCCCACAGATTTCACGGTGCCCGCGGATCGTTCACGGATCCGGCACCGCGGAGTGCTCGTTCGCGGCCGTGCACACCTACGCTTCGCTGCTGCGCACACACCGCGCGACACCCTACCGCTCCCTGTCGGGTTGTCATGCCAGTAGGATCGGCCCGCGCGGACGGGGTCCGTCGCCACGGGGGCGTCGACCGAGGAACTGTCCCGTACACATGAGGGATTGGTGCGCCGTGAGTCAGATCGTCGTCAAGCGCCCCCCACGGGCCCTGCCGCCGAGCGTGCCCAGCGAGGACTTGACCCTCGAGCCGCCACCCGAACTGCCGCGCGGCCAGCAGGAGGGCATGCTGATGCAGGTCCTGCCCATGCTGGGCATGGGCGGCTCGGTGGTGTTCTTCTTCATGCCCGGCGCGCACCCGTTCATGCGCATCATGGGTCTCGTGATGGTCGCCTCGACGATCGCCATGGTCATTGCGATGGTGGTCCGATTTCGCAGGGGCACACAGGGACAGATGTCTGACATGCGCCGCGACTACCTCAAGTACCTGGCGCAGACGCGGCGGAAGGTACGGAAGACGGCGCGGAAGCAGCGCGACGCGCAGTTCTACCTCCACCCCTCCCCCGAGCAGCTGTGGGCGCTCGTCGCCGAGGGCAGCCGGGTGTGGGAACGGCGGCCGGGCGACGACGACTTCGGGCAGGTGCGGATCGGGCTCTGCGCGCAGCAGCTGGCCACTCCCCTGGTCGCCCCGGAGACCGCGCCCGTGGACGAGCTGGAGCCGCTGACGGCGGGCGCCATGCACCAGTTCCTCGCCACGCACAGCACGCTCGACGGCCTGCCGATGGCCGTCTCGCTGCGCGCCTTCTACCACATGACGGTGAGCGGCGAGCCCGAGTCCGTGCACGGCACGGCCCGCGCCATGGTGGGCTCCCTGGCCTCCCTGCACTCGCCCGACGACCTGGTGATCGCCGTCGTGACGGGCCGCGGTTCGGCGGAGCGGTGGGAGTGGGCGAAGTGGCTGCCGCACGTACAGGCGCCCGGCACGGTGGACGGCGCCGGCACCCGGCGGCTGATTGCTGACGACGCGCTGGAGCTGGAGGGGCTGCTGGTCCCGCGGCTGGAGGGCCGCCCCCGGTTCAACGCGGGCGGGCAGCCGCTGCTGGACCAGCCGCACGTACTGGTGGTGCTGGACGGCGGCGCGACGGTGTCGCCCGGTTCGATGCTGGCGGCGCCGGAGGGGCTGCAGGGCGTGACCGTCGTCGAGGTGGTGCCCGGCGAGATCGACAACCCGCGCGGCGGCCTGTCCGTGACCGTACGGCCCGGCAGCCTGCAGCTCGAGTCGGGCCAGGGCCTGGTGTACGACGGGGAGCCGGACGGGCTGTCCCTGCCTGCGGCCGAGGCGCTCGCCCGCCAGCTGGCGCCGCTGCGCATGGGCACCGGCGGCGATGACGACGAACCGCTGCTGGCGAAGCTGGAGTTCACGGACCTGCTGGGGCTGGGCGACGCGGCGTCCGTGGACGTACGGCGTACGTGGCGGCCGCGTTCGCAGGCGGAACGGCTGCGGGTGCCGATCGGCGTGGGCGAGGACGGGCAGCCGGTCATGCTCGACCTCAAGGAGGCCGCGGAGGACGGCATGGGCCCGCACGGCCTGTGCGTCGGCGCGACCGGCTCCGGCAAGTCGGAGCTGCTGCGCACGCTCGTACTCGGGCTGGCCGTCACGCACTCCTCCGAGACGCTGAACTTCGTTCTCGCGGACTTCAAGGGCGGCGCGACGTTCGCGGGGATGTCGCAGATGCCGCACGTCGCGGCCGTCATCACGAACCTCGCCGACGACCTCACGCTGGTCGACCGGATGGGCGACTCGATCCGCGGCGAGCTCAACCGCCGTCAGGAGATGCTGCGCGACGCGGGCAACTACGCGAACATCAAGGACTACGAGAAGGCGCGGGCCGCGGGCGCGCCGCTGGCCCCGATCGCGTCACTCGTCCTGGTGATCGACGAGTTCAGCGAACTCCTCACGGCCAAGCCCGACTTCATCGACATGTTCATCCAGATCGGCCGCATCGGCCGGTCCCTCGGCGTGCATCTGCTGCTCGCCTCGCAGCGGCTGGAGGAGGGGCGGCTGCGCGGCCTGGAGACGTACCTCTCGTACCGCGTGGGTCTGCGCACCTTCTCCGCCGCGGAATCGCGGGCGGCGCTCGGTGTGCCGGACGCGTACCACCTGCCGTCGGTGCCCGGCTCCGGCTACCTGAAGTTCGGCACGGACGAGATGACCCGCTTCAAGGCGGCGTACGTCTCCGGGGTGTACCGCTCCGGCTCGTCCGACGACGAGTCCGCGTCCGGGCCGCTGCCGCTGAACCGCCGCGCCGTTCCCTTCACCGCGGCGCCCGTGCCCGTACAGCACGTCGAACCGGAGCCCGGCACGCCGGAGCCCGAACCGGCCTCGCCGGGCGAGGACGACGCGCTCGCGGACACCGTCCTGGACGTGGTCGTGCGGCGGCTGGAGGGCCAGGGCACCCCGGCGCACCAGGTGTGGCTGCCGCCGCTGGAGACCGCGCCGCCGCTGGACGAACTGCTGCCGGGGCTCACGCCCGTCGAGAACCGCGGCCTGACCAAGCCCGACTACCCGCGGCTGGGCCAGCTCGTCGTCCCGCTCGGCCTCGTCGACCGGCCCTTCGAGCAGCGCCGCGACCCGCTCTACTGCGACTTCTCCGGCGCCGCGGGCCACATGATGATCCTGGGCGGCCCGCAGTCCGGCAAGTCCACGCTGCTGCGCAGCCTCATCGCGTCCTTCGCGCTCACGCACACGCCCGCCGAAGTGCAGTTCTACGGCCTGGACTTCGGCGGCGGCAGCATGTCCGCGGTGGCCGACCTGCCGCACGTCGGCGGCATCGCCTCCCGGCTGGACCCGGAGCGGGTGCGGCGTACGGTCGCGGAGGTCGCGGGCATCCTCAACCAGCGCG includes:
- the eccCa gene encoding type VII secretion protein EccCa; the encoded protein is MSQIVVKRPPRALPPSVPSEDLTLEPPPELPRGQQEGMLMQVLPMLGMGGSVVFFFMPGAHPFMRIMGLVMVASTIAMVIAMVVRFRRGTQGQMSDMRRDYLKYLAQTRRKVRKTARKQRDAQFYLHPSPEQLWALVAEGSRVWERRPGDDDFGQVRIGLCAQQLATPLVAPETAPVDELEPLTAGAMHQFLATHSTLDGLPMAVSLRAFYHMTVSGEPESVHGTARAMVGSLASLHSPDDLVIAVVTGRGSAERWEWAKWLPHVQAPGTVDGAGTRRLIADDALELEGLLVPRLEGRPRFNAGGQPLLDQPHVLVVLDGGATVSPGSMLAAPEGLQGVTVVEVVPGEIDNPRGGLSVTVRPGSLQLESGQGLVYDGEPDGLSLPAAEALARQLAPLRMGTGGDDDEPLLAKLEFTDLLGLGDAASVDVRRTWRPRSQAERLRVPIGVGEDGQPVMLDLKEAAEDGMGPHGLCVGATGSGKSELLRTLVLGLAVTHSSETLNFVLADFKGGATFAGMSQMPHVAAVITNLADDLTLVDRMGDSIRGELNRRQEMLRDAGNYANIKDYEKARAAGAPLAPIASLVLVIDEFSELLTAKPDFIDMFIQIGRIGRSLGVHLLLASQRLEEGRLRGLETYLSYRVGLRTFSAAESRAALGVPDAYHLPSVPGSGYLKFGTDEMTRFKAAYVSGVYRSGSSDDESASGPLPLNRRAVPFTAAPVPVQHVEPEPGTPEPEPASPGEDDALADTVLDVVVRRLEGQGTPAHQVWLPPLETAPPLDELLPGLTPVENRGLTKPDYPRLGQLVVPLGLVDRPFEQRRDPLYCDFSGAAGHMMILGGPQSGKSTLLRSLIASFALTHTPAEVQFYGLDFGGGSMSAVADLPHVGGIASRLDPERVRRTVAEVAGILNQREEYFRANGIDSIGTYRRRRSRGELADQRWGDVFLVIDGWGNFKQEYDMLEEVVTNMASRGLGYGVHVIVAASRTMEVRPALKDQLANRLELRLGDTMDSEFNRKVAANVPADVPGRGQSPEQLHFMTAVPRIDGVGSDDNLSDAMEELNRAVAAAWQGPEAPAVRLLPRDFPAHQLPKGADHPERGVAFAIDENNLEPVFVDFETDPFFLIFGESESGKSNLIQLLARQISERYTPDEARIVVADYRRSLLGTVPESHMIVYAAMSNAMDTHMAALQGLMEARKPPEDVTPQQLRDRSWWEGPKMFVIVDDYELVSTSSGNPLAVLTDHLPFARDIGVCFIIARSAAGASRASFEPFMQRIKELGAQGVVLSGDPSEGDIIGNVRARPMPPGRGFFASRKRGTPLVQLGRMTD